The sequence TCCTGCCCTTCATTTCGTTAAACGGGCGCCGTCGGCATTTTCCGTCGGTCGTCACGGCGATTTTTTTGGCGCTGTCGACGGCTGCGTCCCGCTGCGTCTCGCGAGCCCCTCCGCCAGCACGCTGCGATCCTCGGCGGAACCCGTCGCCGCGAACTCGACGATGCGCTGCTCCAGCCGCGTGCGTACGGTGACGTCGGCATTGCGGGCCCGCTCCAGAGCGGCCGACAAAGCTGTCGTGTCGAGGACAGGTTGCCGCAGCAAATCCGCCGCCTCGCGCCTGGCCTGCTGGCCGTCGAGGATGATGTCGCGGGATTCGCGCCTGACCTCGCGCAGCGCCTTGCGGAACAGCGTGCGCTGCTGGTCGGGAAGCCGGCCGCCGGCCGCCTCCAGCGAAGTGCCCTGGCCCTGCTTGCCGCTTTTTATCCAGACGGCCCCGCCGGCCAGCGCGCCGGCCAGGAAGACATTCAGCACCACCGAGGCGATGAGGAGGTTACGGGCTGCGCTCATAGGTCTTCCTCGATCGTCTCGGGTCCGGCATCGCCGAACGCCGTCGCATTGGCATCGAGCACGTAGTGGTCTGGCGGAACCTCCGGTGTAACGACGGTCACCAGGGCCAATCCGGCGATGGCGCCGGCGAGCCCGATGCCGGCAAGCCCTAGCCCCAGCCACCAGAAGCGCTGACGCCGCTGCCGGACGATGTGCCGGTCGGCGACCCGCAGGATGCTGTCGTGCAGCGCCCTGCCGGGGTGCGGGACGCTGTAGCTGTCGAGCAGGGCGTCAAGCGTGCCGGCCTTTCGCGAAATGGCCTGGCCCGTCTCGCTTGAAGCAAAGGCGGTGGCTGCTTGGCGCTCCGCTTGCGGCCAGCGCCGCAAATCGCCGCCATAGGCTTCGGCGAGCGCCGCGAAACGCCTTACGTCCATTGCCGGATCGTTCTCGATGTCTTCAGCCATCTGTCTTCCCCTTGCCCCTTGGTGCCGCGTGCCCACGCGGGTTGGAAACGAGGCAGCCCCGCCGGACGCCCTCGATGCTCGGTGACTGTGCGCCATTCATGGCCGCGCTCTTCTCAGTCATGGACGCCATCCCTGGCCAGGATCATGTGCAAAGCCCGGCGGCCGCGCGAAAGCAGGCTCTCCAGCGCATCGACGCTGATCTCGAGTGTCGCGGCCGCCTCTATGTTGGACATCTCCTGATAATAGACCAGGATGATCGCCTCGCGCTGGCGTGGCGCGATTGCCTGCAAGGCCTGCTCGATCCTCCGCGGCTCTTCGCGAGCATCGGGAAGCGGCGCAGGGTCGACCATATCCGGCAAATCGTCGGTCACCAACTCGCGGCGCCTGCGCAGCCGGTCGTAGCAAAGGTTGAGCGTCACCCGGTGGATCCAGCTGTCGAAGCGTGCGTTGCCGCGACGCCAGCTCGAGGCATGGCGCCAGATGCGCACGAAGGTTTCCTGCGCGACGTCCTCGGCCTCCGCCGCGTCGCCCAGCATGCGCACGGCAAGCGAAAGGATGCGCGGCAATTTGCGCGCGACGAGCGTCTGCACCGCCGCGGGATCGCCAGCGCCGACCCGACGAACCAGCTCCTCGTCCGGATCGGCGCTCATCGGTTGGCGCACTCCCGATATCCATCACGCGTCATGGCCTCTTGGTCATTGCTCCGGCTTGGGAGCGGATTTGTGGCCTGGCATCTCGTCGGCCGTAAGAATGCCGTCGCCATTCTTGTCCAGTCTGGCAAAGCGTTTGGCGAAGAACGCATCGAGTTCGGCGCGATCGATGAAGCCGTCATGGTTAGAATCGATGCGCGCGAAGGATTTGGCGGCGTCGCCCTTGACGTTGCGCTTGGCCTGAAAGGCCTCCCACTCCAGGAGGCTGATCTTGCCGTCACCATCCGTGTCGGCGGCCATGATCGCCTTCTCCCGCCGCTTCTGGAACTTGGCCAGCGTGAGTTCCGACCTGGCTTTTGGCGTCGCGGGGGCGGCGGCCGGCGGCGTGGCGCCAGGAGACGTGGCAGCAGTGGGCTGCGTCGCCGTCTGGGCGAGAGCCGCAACGGTCAGCAGGCTCAAGGCAGCGGCAAGGATCGAACGGCGTATCATGCTTCGGCGTCTCCGGTTGGCGTGTCGGCCACGGCCCATGCCGTGGTCACGCTTCAACCGTTAAACGCCGCGACGACGGAAATCCGTCGGTCGCCTGTGCCGATACTTTCAATGGTCGGCGATGCCGACCCGGATATTGGTATCGAGAACGACACAACCTCATCCGGCGTCATCCGAATTCACGCCGGTCGGCCACCGCCCTTGGCAAAAGGGCAGGGGCTACGCCGATGGGTCGGCGGCCACCAGTTGGTCCGGTTTGAAGCCCGCATGCTGCGGGATCCACACATCGCCTTCGCGGTTGAACCAGTGGCAGAGATACATGCCGGAAGCGGCACCGTCGCTGACCGTCATCTTCGGCCCTCCCGACTTCAGCTTGACGACGTCTCCGGTCTTGAAAGTGTTGGGCATTTTCGACCTCCCATGCTGAGGCTCACGACTTTCCCACCAAAGCTGAGTCTCGACAATGGCGGATATGGATCGCCACGGCGCGATCCACAGCACCCCGCTCCTAGGCCCTTCGTCATTGTCGTCGTATTGCTCTCAGCTGAGTTCCTGGGCGAGGCCGATGAGAAGGCCTCCGGGCCCGCGGATGTAGCAGAGCCGATAGACGTTTTTATACTGGACGACTTCGCCTGCGAGCCGCGCGCCGCGCTTGCGGAGCCTTTCAAGCGCATCGTCGATGTCGTCCACGGCGAACATGACGCGGAGGTAGCCCAGAGCGTTGACCGGGGCGTTGCGGTGATCAGCGACCACAGGCGGCGTGAGGAAGCGGGACAGTTCGAGCCGGCTGTGGCCGTCCGGCGTGCGCATCATGGCAATCTCGACGCGCTGATCGCCCAGCCCGGTGACACGTCCGGCCCATTCTCCCTCGATTGTGGCCCTTCCTTCGAACTCAAGGCCGAGCTCGCGAAAGAAATCAATCGTCTCTTCGAGGTCATCGACGACGATTCCGACATTGTCCATCCGTTTGAGCGCCATGTGTCCAATCTCCAAGGCGCCCGTCCAGGCCGCGTACGTTCTGCACTCGCTTTGACCTTCGCCGAGGCCATGGCGGCGTAATTCCTTGGCCTCGACCCACCGTGATCCTTCGTTCGTTATAGAGCCTCTTTGGCGAAGCGCGGACGCCGTCGCATCCTGAGCGTGCTCAAAATGACAGAGTTGATAGCGGAGCCGATACCAAACCTTCCGCTATCGACTTTCTGAGCCACGATTTGGTGCCCGACATGGAGAACTTTAATTTCCTTGCGTCTGGAAGCCACGAAAACATTGATGGCTTCTTCCGGCCTCGTTTCGATCGGTTGTTGCCGTTCCCAAGCGTAATCGTCCCAGATAATGGTCCCGCCATTCTTGAGTAGAGGCCACGCCAGAAGGGAATCGACGTGAACCGCGTCCCGGTCGTGCGCACCATCGATATAGATCAGGTCGTAAGATCTTTTTTGGTCCTGCAGGTCGATCAATGCCTTGCTGGAAATCGACTTCAGCTTTGTGACGCGTCCGCCATACGAGGCCGTGTTGGCATCGAAGCGCCGTTCTACTTGGGCAAATCCGCCGGCCAAAGTTACGTATTCGTTCTGCCCTCCAGCGAACGGATCGATGCACGTAATCCGCGACAGATGGCAGTACTCAAGAAAAAAGATCGCGGAACGTCCTTCCCAAGATCCGATTTCCAAGATGTTGAGAGGTCGATCCCGCATACTTGCAAGGCAAGCGCTCCAGACACGGAAATTATTAGACGTCCAATCGGAGGAAAATTCTTTCCCCTCGTACCACTTAGCAAAATCGACCACTGCTAACTCCTCTATTCCGGGATTGTCTAGCGCCACTCTCCGCTTCAATGCAACCACGCAAGTGGGACCTACAATTGATCGTCATGCTATCGGGCTGCACGAACGTACGCTTCCCAGCTTTATCAGCAGATCGGCGCGCTAAACCCCGATGCGAGGCGATCTCACACCAAGAACAAAAGGGCAAAAAGCGCCGCCAGGAAGTGCTGCCAGAGTGCTACGACGGCGTTTTTCGCTCTACGCCTCGGGAACCCGCAAACCCTTGGGAAATATTGGTGCCGCTTAGGTGACTCGAACACCTGACCCCATCATTACGAATGATGTGCTCTACCAACTGAGCTAAAGCGGCCCGGGAGGCCAAGGCCTCCAAGATGGGCTGGGTGATAGACTCAACCGGCGGCGAATTCAAGATGCGAGTTGCCAAATCATGCACAAGCGCCGCCGCGATCGAAACCAGGGGTTCGCGCCGCCCGGCGTGCGAGAATCGGCGGCATGTTGCGATTTTATTTGCCGGAATACCGCCAAGATGGACTTTGGACGGCCCGTCGAGGCAGAATGCGGCTGCCCGCCCGTTGATTGATTGGTCGCCTACCGCTAACCATCAGGGAAGATTGGGGCAATTTGCAGAGGGATCTCGCTTGGACGCGATCGAGAAAGCGATCCGGAACGCCTTGGAAAAGGGCAATGCCGAGGACCGCGCGTTCCGCGAGAGGGTCTATCGGTCGGCCTTTGCCGCGCTCGACCGTGCGCTCCAGGCCAATCCCAGCGTGACCGTGGAAGTCGCCATCAAGCGCCGCAAGGCGATCCAGGCGACGATCACCGAAATCGAATCCGAATTCCTGCCGGCGGTGCCGGATGTGGGCCTGGAGGTCGACGCACCGGCGGCCGAGCCCGCGGCCACTGCGGCGCCCGCGATCGAGATCGGCGACAAGACGCCATCGCCCGCCATCACCGTCGACGGGCCCGCAGAGCCCGTGTCCGATGCGCCGCGCTCGCGCGTGCTGCCGGTCGTTCCCGACATCATGCCGGACGCGACGCTTCCCGGCGTGCCGGCCATCGATATGTCCGCTCCCGCCGCGCCCGGTGCCGCCACGGAAGTGGCGCCCGATCGCGATGAGCGGCGCATTCGTGGACGCCGCCTGCCGCTGACCGCCATTTTCTTCACCGTCACCCTGCTTGCGGCGGTCGGCATCGGCGTGTTCTTTGCCATACAGACCGGTGTGTTCAAGACGGCGGCGCAGCTCGACACGGCGCCGCCGGAGGCGCCACCAACCGTCGAAGGCGACGATTTCACCCCGGCCGACGGTGCCAACGCGCCGGCAAAGCCTGGTGCCGCGGACCAGTCGCGCAACTGGATCAATGTGTTCTCGCCGGCAGACCCGACGCATGTCGCCGCTCCGTCGGACGCCAAGGCCTCGGTGATGAAGGACGACACCGGTCCGTTCCTGCGCATCCAGTCCGGCCCTTCCGGTTCGGCGATCGCCTTCGACGTCGGGCAGGGCGTGCTGGAGAAGCTCGCCGGCAAGCACGCCGTGTTCGATATCATCGCCCGCGCCGAGGACGGCAAGGACACGCAGATCTCCGTCGACTGCAATTTCGGCGAGCTCGGCGATTGCGGCCGCAAGCGCTACGCGGTCGGCCAGCAGCGCAACGAATATCTGTTCGACGTGCAGTTCCCCGCCAAGCATCCGGGCTCGGCCGGAACCATCGCCGTCAATTCCGATTTCGACAAGCAGGGCAAGGCGGTCAACATCTACGAGATCCGCGTCTCGATCGAGCCGTAATATCGGCGGCATTTAGCGGTCAAGCAGCGCCTGCAGCGTCTCGATGCGGTCGGCCTCGTTGGCCGGTTTGTCCCAGCGCAGCCGTGAAATGCGGGGGAAGCGCATGGCGACGCCGGATTTATGCCGGGTCGAACGGTTGAGCCCTTCGAAGGCGACTTCCAGCACCAGGCCATTGTCGCGATCCGCCCGCACCGAACGCACAGGCCCGAAACGCTCGACCGTGTTGTCCCGGACATATTTGTCGATCTGCTTCAGCTCCTCGTCGGTGAAGCCGAAATAGGCCTTGCCGACCGGCACCAGCTCCTCCTCGCCCTCAGGCCCGGACCAGACGCCGAACGTATAGTCGGAGTAAAAACTCGAGCGCTTGCCATGGCCGCGCTGGGCATACATCAGCACCGCGTCCACCGTGTGCGGATCGCGCTTCCACTTGAACCACGGGCCTTTCGGCCGGCCAGCGACATAGGGTGAATCCCAGCGCTTCAGCATCACGCCTTCGATGATCGGATGCGGCGGCGCCCGGCGCAGGTCCTCCAGCGCCTGCCAATCCGTGAAGGCGACGAAGGGCGACAGGTCGAAACGGCTGGGATCGAGCGTTTTGACGAAGGCTTCGAGGCGGCCACGTCGTTCCCGGAACGACAATGCGCGAAGGTCTTCATCGCCGAGCTGGAGCAGGTCGTAGCAGCGCATGAAGGCCGGGTATTGCTGCTGCATTTTCGGCGTCACCGTCTTGCGGTTCAGCCGCTGCTGCAGGTCCGAGAATGTCCCCGTCGCCTCGCGCGGGTCGCCAACCAGCAGCTCGCCATCCAGCGTCGCGGAAAGATGCATGGCGTCGGCGAGGTCGGGAAAGGCGCCGGAGACATCGTCGCCGGTGCGCGAATAGAGCCGGCGGATGCCGCCTTCGGCCACCGCCTGGACACGGATGCCGTCCCATTTCCATTCGGCCGCGTAGTCCGCGGGGTCGAGCTTTTCGAGGTCGCCGTCGCCGACGGGGTTCGACAGCATCACCGGGCGGAACAATGCCATTGCCGTGTTTTTCGGCTTTTCGGCCTTGCCTTCTAGCCACGCGAACAGCGCCGTATAAGGCGGCGACAGCCCGTGCCAGAGCTCCTCGATCTCGGCGACGTCGACCTTGCCGAAATCCGCCAGCGCCTGTTTGGCCAACCGCGCCGACACGCCGATGCGCAGGCCGCCGGTGACCAGCTTGATGATGGCAAAGCGCGCCGAGATGCCGGCGCTGTCGAGCAAGCTGGCCAGCACCTTTGGCCCGTCGGAGCGGCTTGCCGCCTGCAATTTGG is a genomic window of Mesorhizobium huakuii containing:
- a CDS encoding EF-hand domain-containing protein, with translation MIRRSILAAALSLLTVAALAQTATQPTAATSPGATPPAAAPATPKARSELTLAKFQKRREKAIMAADTDGDGKISLLEWEAFQAKRNVKGDAAKSFARIDSNHDGFIDRAELDAFFAKRFARLDKNGDGILTADEMPGHKSAPKPEQ
- a CDS encoding RNA polymerase sigma factor, with product MSADPDEELVRRVGAGDPAAVQTLVARKLPRILSLAVRMLGDAAEAEDVAQETFVRIWRHASSWRRGNARFDSWIHRVTLNLCYDRLRRRRELVTDDLPDMVDPAPLPDAREEPRRIEQALQAIAPRQREAIILVYYQEMSNIEAAATLEISVDALESLLSRGRRALHMILARDGVHD
- a CDS encoding cisplatin damage response ATP-dependent DNA ligase, yielding MNRFAELLDRLVLTPSRNGKLTLLVDYFRTVEDPDRGLALAAITGDLSIAAVKPAMLRMLVTERIDPVLFGYSYDYVGDLAETVSLVWPQTSGKFPNREPTLGEVVAKLQAASRSDGPKVLASLLDSAGISARFAIIKLVTGGLRIGVSARLAKQALADFGKVDVAEIEELWHGLSPPYTALFAWLEGKAEKPKNTAMALFRPVMLSNPVGDGDLEKLDPADYAAEWKWDGIRVQAVAEGGIRRLYSRTGDDVSGAFPDLADAMHLSATLDGELLVGDPREATGTFSDLQQRLNRKTVTPKMQQQYPAFMRCYDLLQLGDEDLRALSFRERRGRLEAFVKTLDPSRFDLSPFVAFTDWQALEDLRRAPPHPIIEGVMLKRWDSPYVAGRPKGPWFKWKRDPHTVDAVLMYAQRGHGKRSSFYSDYTFGVWSGPEGEEELVPVGKAYFGFTDEELKQIDKYVRDNTVERFGPVRSVRADRDNGLVLEVAFEGLNRSTRHKSGVAMRFPRISRLRWDKPANEADRIETLQALLDR
- a CDS encoding YodC family protein: MPNTFKTGDVVKLKSGGPKMTVSDGAASGMYLCHWFNREGDVWIPQHAGFKPDQLVAADPSA
- a CDS encoding VOC family protein gives rise to the protein MALKRMDNVGIVVDDLEETIDFFRELGLEFEGRATIEGEWAGRVTGLGDQRVEIAMMRTPDGHSRLELSRFLTPPVVADHRNAPVNALGYLRVMFAVDDIDDALERLRKRGARLAGEVVQYKNVYRLCYIRGPGGLLIGLAQELS
- a CDS encoding periplasmic heavy metal sensor, encoding MSAARNLLIASVVLNVFLAGALAGGAVWIKSGKQGQGTSLEAAGGRLPDQQRTLFRKALREVRRESRDIILDGQQARREAADLLRQPVLDTTALSAALERARNADVTVRTRLEQRIVEFAATGSAEDRSVLAEGLARRSGTQPSTAPKKSP
- a CDS encoding class I SAM-dependent methyltransferase, coding for MVDFAKWYEGKEFSSDWTSNNFRVWSACLASMRDRPLNILEIGSWEGRSAIFFLEYCHLSRITCIDPFAGGQNEYVTLAGGFAQVERRFDANTASYGGRVTKLKSISSKALIDLQDQKRSYDLIYIDGAHDRDAVHVDSLLAWPLLKNGGTIIWDDYAWERQQPIETRPEEAINVFVASRRKEIKVLHVGHQIVAQKVDSGRFGIGSAINSVILSTLRMRRRPRFAKEAL